A portion of the Avibacterium sp. 20-132 genome contains these proteins:
- the potB gene encoding spermidine/putrescine ABC transporter permease PotB: protein MKTANTGFQKITITTIFAWLILFVLAPNLLVLTVSFLTRDGSDFYALPFTFENYTRLFEPLYAQVVWNSLYMSGIATIICLIIGYPFAFMISKIKEKYRPILLFLVVLPFWTNSLIRIYGMKIFLGVKGVLNSTLLTLGIINEPIRILNTEVAVIIGLVYLLLPFMILPLYAAIEKLDHRLLEAAKDLGANSFQRFVKVIIPLTMPGIIAGCLLVLLPAMGMFYVADLLGGAKVLLVGNVIKSEFLISRNWPFGSAISIGLTILMAFLIFVYYKASKLMNKKMELE from the coding sequence ATGAAGACAGCTAATACGGGATTTCAAAAAATTACCATTACAACCATCTTTGCTTGGTTAATTTTGTTTGTATTAGCGCCTAACCTATTGGTGCTAACAGTCAGTTTCTTAACCCGTGATGGCAGTGATTTTTATGCATTGCCATTTACCTTTGAGAATTACACACGCCTATTTGAACCGCTTTATGCCCAAGTGGTGTGGAATTCACTTTATATGTCGGGTATTGCCACCATTATTTGTTTAATTATTGGTTACCCTTTTGCCTTTATGATTAGCAAAATTAAGGAAAAATATCGCCCAATTTTGCTTTTTTTAGTGGTTTTACCATTTTGGACAAACTCACTCATTCGTATTTATGGAATGAAAATTTTCCTTGGCGTAAAAGGGGTGTTAAATAGCACATTACTGACCTTAGGCATAATTAACGAACCAATTCGTATTCTAAATACCGAAGTGGCGGTAATTATTGGTTTAGTCTATTTATTATTACCATTTATGATTTTGCCATTGTATGCCGCTATTGAAAAATTAGATCACCGTTTATTAGAAGCGGCTAAAGACTTAGGAGCAAACAGTTTCCAACGCTTTGTCAAAGTGATTATTCCACTCACGATGCCAGGCATTATCGCAGGTTGCTTATTAGTGCTATTACCTGCTATGGGAATGTTCTATGTGGCTGATTTACTTGGCGGTGCGAAAGTGTTACTGGTGGGTAACGTAATTAAGAGCGAGTTCTTAATTTCACGTAACTGGCCATTTGGTTCAGCAATTAGTATTGGCTTAACCATTTTAATGGCGTTCCTCATTTTTGTTTATTACAAAGCAAGTAAATTAATGAATAAGAAAATGGAGTTGGAATAA
- the pepT gene encoding peptidase T, whose translation MIMENSTQYQEGLLERFLNYVSFDTQAKFNAKPIPSSIGQAKLAKFLQQELFALGLQQIELSKQGILTAFLPSNISPQMPTIGFISHLDTSPQCSSKHTLPEVIENYRGGDISLGVGEEFISPVYHPFLQKLINKTLVVSDGKTLLGADNKAGIAEILTALYILQQNHLSHCNIRLAFVPDKETGQGMKHFPFDKFTCDWAYCLAGEGVGSLGYENVNVATATVTLYGRNIQAGVGKDKMRNALTLACEFQKGLPAQEVPEKTERKQGFFHLESLAGDIEKVEMRYLICDFDRVSFEQRKAFLAMMIVDFNRKKRLRKKAQLSIEDQYSNMAEIIKQQPKSLQLADLAMKQCGIEPILTPIRSGYLGAKLAEKQIPCPMLFTGGYNFHSKQELTTLEGMWDATRVIVKMAQLANKLCG comes from the coding sequence ATGATTATGGAAAATAGCACGCAATATCAAGAAGGATTACTGGAACGTTTTTTAAACTATGTGAGTTTTGATACACAAGCAAAGTTTAATGCCAAACCCATTCCCAGCTCCATAGGGCAAGCAAAGTTAGCCAAATTTCTGCAACAAGAGCTTTTCGCACTGGGCTTGCAACAAATTGAATTAAGTAAACAAGGTATTCTGACCGCATTTTTGCCTTCCAATATTAGCCCCCAAATGCCAACAATTGGGTTTATTAGTCATCTTGATACGTCACCGCAATGTAGTAGCAAACATACCTTACCTGAAGTGATTGAAAATTATCGCGGAGGTGATATTTCTCTTGGCGTTGGTGAGGAATTTATTAGCCCTGTATATCATCCGTTTTTGCAAAAACTGATTAACAAAACCTTGGTGGTGAGTGATGGAAAAACCTTGTTAGGGGCAGATAATAAAGCAGGAATTGCAGAAATTCTGACCGCACTTTATATTTTGCAACAAAATCATCTTTCTCATTGCAATATTCGCCTCGCCTTTGTGCCAGATAAAGAAACAGGGCAAGGAATGAAACATTTTCCTTTTGATAAATTTACTTGTGATTGGGCATATTGTCTTGCAGGGGAAGGGGTTGGCAGTTTGGGCTATGAAAATGTGAATGTTGCTACCGCCACCGTAACGCTTTATGGACGCAATATTCAAGCTGGCGTAGGCAAAGATAAAATGCGTAACGCATTGACATTAGCGTGTGAATTTCAAAAAGGCTTGCCTGCTCAAGAAGTGCCAGAAAAAACAGAACGAAAACAAGGTTTTTTTCATTTAGAAAGTCTAGCGGGCGATATTGAAAAAGTGGAAATGCGCTATTTAATTTGTGATTTTGATCGGGTGAGCTTTGAGCAACGTAAGGCATTTTTGGCGATGATGATTGTGGATTTTAATCGCAAAAAACGTTTAAGAAAGAAAGCACAGCTAAGTATTGAAGATCAATATAGCAATATGGCTGAGATCATTAAACAACAGCCAAAATCGCTCCAACTTGCTGATTTAGCTATGAAGCAATGTGGTATTGAACCTATTCTCACGCCGATTCGTTCAGGCTATCTTGGTGCAAAATTGGCGGAAAAGCAAATTCCTTGCCCAATGTTATTTACGGGCGGATACAATTTTCATAGCAAGCAAGAACTGACCACCCTTGAAGGAATGTGGGACGCAACAAGGGTGATTGTAAAAATGGCCCAGTTAGCCAATAAACTCTGTGGCTAA
- a CDS encoding extracellular solute-binding protein, whose protein sequence is MKKFAGLFTAGMIAVTLTACNDKETKNAETKAPANDTVYLYTWTEYVPDGLLDEFTKETGIKVIVSSLESNETMYAKLKTQGESGGYDVIAPSNYFVSKMAREGMLMPLDHSKLPVIKELNPDWLDKPYDKGNKYSLPQLLGAPGIAYNTNDYKGSDFTSWGDLWKPEFAGKVQLLDDAREVFNIALLKLGQDPNTQDPAIIKQAYEELLKLRPNVLSFNSDNPANSFISGEVTVGQLWNGSVRIAKKEQAPLDMVFPKEGPVLWVDTLAIPATSKNPDGAHKLINYMLGAKTAAKLTEEIGYPTSNVEALKLLPDEITKDPAIYPTAEVLQNSYWQDDVGDAVQYYEEYYQKLKAAK, encoded by the coding sequence ATGAAAAAATTTGCAGGTCTTTTCACAGCCGGAATGATCGCAGTGACTTTAACAGCTTGTAATGATAAAGAAACAAAGAATGCGGAAACCAAAGCACCCGCTAACGATACCGTATATCTTTATACTTGGACAGAATATGTGCCAGATGGCCTATTAGATGAATTTACTAAAGAAACTGGAATCAAAGTCATTGTTTCAAGTCTAGAATCTAATGAAACAATGTACGCTAAATTAAAAACACAAGGTGAATCCGGTGGTTACGATGTGATCGCCCCATCAAACTACTTTGTGTCAAAAATGGCGCGTGAAGGTATGTTAATGCCATTAGATCACAGCAAATTACCTGTTATTAAAGAGCTAAACCCAGACTGGTTAGATAAACCTTATGATAAAGGTAACAAATATTCTTTACCACAATTATTAGGCGCACCGGGTATTGCCTATAACACCAATGATTACAAAGGATCTGATTTCACTTCTTGGGGTGATTTATGGAAACCTGAATTTGCGGGAAAAGTACAATTACTTGATGATGCACGCGAAGTCTTTAACATTGCGTTATTAAAATTAGGTCAAGATCCAAATACCCAAGATCCTGCTATTATCAAACAGGCTTATGAAGAGTTACTCAAATTACGTCCAAACGTACTTTCTTTCAACTCTGACAACCCAGCTAACTCATTCATCTCTGGTGAAGTAACAGTTGGTCAATTATGGAACGGTTCTGTGCGTATTGCGAAAAAAGAACAAGCACCTTTAGATATGGTATTCCCAAAAGAAGGGCCTGTTCTTTGGGTTGATACCCTTGCCATTCCAGCGACCTCTAAAAACCCTGATGGCGCACACAAACTAATTAACTATATGTTAGGTGCTAAAACTGCGGCAAAATTAACGGAAGAAATTGGCTATCCAACATCAAATGTTGAAGCATTAAAATTACTTCCTGATGAAATTACTAAAGACCCTGCAATCTACCCAACCGCTGAAGTATTACAAAACAGCTACTGGCAAGATGATGTTGGTGATGCGGTTCAGTACTATGAAGAATATTACCAAAAATTAAAAGCCGCGAAATAA
- the potA gene encoding spermidine/putrescine ABC transporter ATP-binding protein PotA, with protein sequence MENSVQTKPIIELRSLTKSYGDKTIIDGLNLTINNGEFLTILGPSGCGKTTVLRLIAGLEDPNGGKIILDGQDITDVPAERRFVNTVFQSYALFPHMTIFENVAFGLRMQKVPNAEIKPRVMEALRMVRLEEMAERKPTQLSGGQQQRIAIARAVVNKPKVLLLDESLSALDYKLRKEMQNELKALQRQLGITFIFVTHDQEEALTMSDRIIVMNKGNIEQDGTPREIYEEPKNLFVARFIGEINVFDAKVIERVSEKTVKANVEGRICEIYTDLPVQPDQHLKVLLRPEDIVIEELDENEQSKAIIGHVSDRNYKGMTLESSIILDHNDMKVLVSEFFNEDDPHIDHSVGQKVALTWHEGWEVVLDDEDS encoded by the coding sequence GTGGAAAATTCAGTTCAAACCAAACCGATTATTGAGCTTCGTTCTTTAACTAAGTCTTATGGCGACAAAACGATTATTGATGGTTTAAATCTTACCATTAACAATGGCGAATTTTTGACGATTTTAGGGCCTTCAGGCTGTGGTAAAACCACTGTTTTACGTTTAATCGCAGGATTAGAAGATCCTAACGGCGGTAAGATTATTCTTGACGGTCAGGATATTACTGACGTGCCGGCAGAACGTCGCTTTGTGAATACCGTATTCCAAAGTTATGCTCTTTTCCCACATATGACGATTTTTGAGAATGTGGCTTTTGGTTTACGTATGCAAAAAGTGCCAAACGCAGAAATTAAGCCGCGTGTAATGGAAGCCTTACGTATGGTTCGTTTAGAAGAAATGGCTGAACGTAAACCCACTCAGCTTTCTGGCGGTCAGCAACAGCGTATTGCCATTGCAAGAGCGGTAGTCAATAAGCCAAAAGTATTATTACTAGACGAATCTCTTTCTGCATTGGATTATAAATTGCGTAAAGAAATGCAAAATGAACTGAAAGCATTGCAACGTCAATTAGGGATTACCTTTATTTTCGTTACTCACGATCAAGAAGAAGCCTTGACGATGTCTGATCGTATTATCGTAATGAACAAAGGGAATATTGAACAAGACGGTACGCCTCGTGAAATTTACGAAGAGCCGAAGAATTTATTTGTTGCACGCTTTATTGGTGAGATCAACGTTTTTGATGCCAAAGTGATTGAGCGTGTAAGCGAAAAAACCGTAAAAGCCAATGTTGAAGGACGTATTTGTGAAATCTATACGGATTTACCGGTTCAACCAGATCAACACTTGAAAGTGCTTTTACGCCCTGAAGATATTGTGATTGAAGAATTAGATGAAAATGAGCAATCTAAAGCGATTATCGGACACGTTTCTGATCGTAACTATAAAGGAATGACATTGGAATCCAGCATTATTCTTGATCATAATGATATGAAAGTGTTAGTGAGTGAATTCTTCAATGAAGATGATCCGCATATTGATCACTCAGTAGGACAAAAGGTCGCCCTCACTTGGCACGAAGGTTGGGAGGTTGTGTTAGACGATGAAGACAGCTAA
- the potC gene encoding spermidine/putrescine ABC transporter permease PotC, with translation MSRLLRNIFMLVVYAYLYIPIIILVTNSFNADRYGLSWKGFSWNWYERLFNNDTLIQAALHSVTIAFFAATLATIVGGLTAIALYRYRFRGKQAVSGMLFIVMMSPDIVMAVSLLALFMIVGISLGFWSLLLAHITFCLPYVVVTVFSRLKGFDAKMLEAAKDLGASEITILRKIILPLALPAIVSGWLLSFTISLDDVVVSSFVSGVSYEILPLKIFSLVKTGVTPEVNALATIMIIFSLTLVILSQLVAKKDK, from the coding sequence ATGAGTCGTTTACTGCGTAATATTTTTATGTTGGTGGTGTACGCTTATTTGTATATCCCAATTATCATTTTGGTCACCAATTCTTTTAATGCTGATCGTTATGGATTGAGTTGGAAAGGGTTTAGCTGGAATTGGTATGAGCGTTTATTTAATAACGATACCCTGATCCAAGCTGCATTGCACTCGGTTACCATTGCCTTTTTTGCGGCAACCCTTGCCACCATTGTGGGGGGATTAACCGCCATAGCCTTATATCGCTATCGTTTCCGCGGTAAACAAGCAGTGAGCGGAATGTTATTTATCGTTATGATGTCGCCTGATATCGTTATGGCCGTATCCCTACTTGCCCTATTTATGATTGTCGGCATTTCATTAGGTTTTTGGTCATTATTACTGGCACATATTACCTTCTGCTTGCCTTATGTGGTGGTGACAGTCTTTTCTCGCTTAAAAGGATTTGATGCCAAAATGCTTGAAGCGGCAAAAGATTTAGGTGCGAGTGAAATTACCATTCTGCGAAAAATTATTCTGCCTTTAGCCTTGCCTGCCATTGTCTCAGGCTGGTTACTCAGCTTTACCATTTCACTTGACGATGTTGTGGTTTCCTCTTTCGTAAGTGGTGTCAGCTACGAAATTTTACCACTGAAAATTTTCTCATTGGTAAAAACAGGGGTAACACCTGAAGTGAATGCACTAGCAACCATAATGATTATTTTCTCGCTAACTTTAGTCATATTAAGTCAGCTTGTGGCGAAAAAAGATAAATAG
- a CDS encoding S8 family serine peptidase produces MNSPRLFSLSPLAMAITLALFPYLAQGNQNDAENRQDAVAKLAHLPEAQAQPHQWQDTDHNHINQDKLTTLRAMLVDTGVDLHTFEKDEIYPESIVAHGFSFYDSVSHHISTQLSPDMIDDGPEMHGTKMARVLLNTAGGGSIYPVQGLVRKRGEPVPHWRNRLLAMGVANERSIAQTGRAAPVVANIWVEGISEYAQPEYIEKLAHIAKQGSLLLFANGNEPLDPAIPNEPYSSVSRMLAPNSEQLDERLKDNVIAITAITKGKQKYQPCGKAKNFCLAANADTPINYFDPILKQWIYADIPNGTSSATAYASGVALAIAQKYDWFKAKDIRNTLFTTANDKGETGIDVVYGVGEINKQKALNGYGRFDAQNNNVLDVNGIAERYYFDNDIGGDGGFTKRGDKELVLNGNNRFQGKGVIEQGKLTINGTNTAQFEIKQGATLATGTSPNKISTGSLYNSGRLEVINPSPLYIEGDFTNTETGEINTAIGSSINVSGQAILNGVMRVSQITQGYVPQSGRREVLLRANELVDNGIRLHLDSALVNIADTIAFDQNKKQIYVGLQRKNISEALDDLTHTITPPSPPTDTVITNKEKTDTTVSAHSESAVINLADLPEAEKNYFPNWTDTDRYPTTSSSHKPAIAMLVDTGVDPRTFKEGELYPESVAAKPNQTPSFEVQHYFKPDVNDHSFHGSKMGRILLNTAGMGQLYITQGVRAPNSSWRSILSASYAANQRLQQQTQKAAPVIGNIWKDFIEIQNYQEYVNQVQNIKEQGSLQLFATGNESSEYHSEAGTQPGRTIIALIDNNTGDLLTSLKDTIIAVTGVKSNGQKVFRPCGKAKNFCITSNVDTQISYFNPDKGYREISRPGGTSSATAYASGVALAVKQKYDWFEAKDIRNTLFTTAIDKGTPGIDETWGVGVINKSQALMGYGRFDSQNDNRLTVNGIAERYYFNNDIEGDGGFTKLGEKELVFNGNNSFKGDGIIEQGKLTLNGSNQANFIVKQGGTLASGTLVKLSSKDQKAQPITSGSVNNFGIIESLNQTDWNINGNLINNATGVINKAIGSTINVSGIANLGGIMNVDQIAPYYVPQNGRREVLLRANGLVNNGIQLNLNPALIDVANTIVFDENKKEIYVGLQRKSVQQALEDQDTSNGHSPETPVINDKVTPPTEETASTVETDNTTESASNGHSEETPTTEEITVPPTTETASTVETDNTTESVSTEHSEEASTTEETTVPATTETASTVETGNATESESTEHSEETSTTEETTVPATTETASTVETGNATESESNGHSEETSTTEETTVPATTETASTVETDNTTESASTGHSEETSTTEETTVPATTETASTVETDNTTESASTGHSEEASSINKKNKAQRAYLGAMEDARLLDRVLEKLDQGYASQQLNTQQKQWANRLFNTDRTHFTEYLFSQGIQSLIHQQQSWVNHEAFQRLNWIASFSQKNHTALWISGENRSASPDVSHINTTDHFNSVAINGLLVEGKHRFSFSISEQRQKYEEHYKEVEKSFNERDVAFRLGYGYEFIPNWTLLTSFNYGVGKLKYQQQFNTQNTHSQGNTQSYASTLGIHWSQPINAQWIWHNIANIDYTHKQLTHLMLNDDVKINRLVTEQTNIGVISELEYKLKNLTLFGRLALQKTLHNKNRGRVSYATTSVDIEQSYRLYPDWKPLFGIGMGYQYHNWRFSLSGDMAKDHYHRVNVSVGYSF; encoded by the coding sequence ATGAACTCACCTCGTCTTTTCTCGCTTTCACCATTGGCGATGGCGATTACGCTCGCACTTTTTCCTTACTTAGCACAAGGAAACCAAAATGATGCAGAAAACCGCCAAGACGCCGTGGCTAAATTAGCACATTTACCCGAAGCACAGGCTCAACCACATCAATGGCAAGATACAGATCATAATCATATTAATCAGGATAAACTGACGACTTTACGCGCGATGTTAGTGGATACGGGAGTGGATCTTCATACCTTTGAAAAAGACGAAATTTACCCTGAAAGCATTGTTGCTCACGGTTTCTCTTTCTATGATAGTGTTAGTCATCACATTAGTACTCAACTTAGCCCAGATATGATAGACGATGGTCCAGAAATGCACGGAACAAAAATGGCGCGTGTATTATTAAACACTGCTGGCGGTGGTTCAATTTATCCAGTACAAGGCTTAGTAAGAAAAAGAGGTGAGCCAGTTCCCCATTGGCGAAACCGATTATTAGCAATGGGGGTGGCGAATGAAAGAAGCATTGCACAAACAGGGCGAGCGGCTCCTGTTGTAGCCAATATTTGGGTAGAAGGCATCTCAGAATATGCACAACCTGAATATATTGAAAAACTTGCTCATATTGCAAAACAAGGTTCTTTGTTACTCTTTGCAAATGGCAATGAACCACTTGATCCTGCGATTCCTAATGAACCTTATTCCTCTGTCTCAAGAATGCTTGCCCCGAACTCTGAACAACTTGATGAACGTTTAAAAGATAACGTCATCGCCATTACAGCGATTACGAAGGGTAAGCAAAAATATCAGCCTTGTGGAAAAGCGAAAAATTTTTGTTTGGCGGCAAATGCAGATACACCAATCAACTATTTTGATCCGATTCTAAAGCAATGGATTTATGCGGATATTCCTAATGGCACTTCTAGTGCAACCGCTTATGCGAGTGGCGTTGCGCTTGCTATTGCACAAAAATACGATTGGTTTAAAGCAAAAGATATTCGTAACACTCTCTTTACCACGGCAAATGATAAAGGTGAGACCGGTATAGATGTCGTTTATGGTGTAGGTGAAATCAATAAACAAAAAGCGTTAAATGGCTATGGACGTTTTGATGCCCAAAATAATAATGTGCTTGATGTAAATGGTATCGCAGAACGCTATTATTTTGACAATGATATTGGGGGCGATGGCGGCTTCACAAAACGCGGTGATAAAGAACTTGTTCTTAATGGTAATAATCGTTTTCAGGGAAAAGGGGTAATAGAACAAGGAAAACTCACCATTAACGGAACAAATACTGCGCAATTTGAAATTAAACAAGGTGCAACACTCGCAACGGGAACAAGCCCAAATAAAATCTCTACGGGAAGCCTTTATAACAGCGGGCGTCTTGAAGTTATCAATCCTTCACCATTATATATTGAGGGGGATTTTACCAATACGGAAACAGGTGAGATCAATACGGCAATAGGCTCAAGCATCAATGTGAGTGGGCAGGCAATTTTAAATGGCGTAATGCGAGTCAGCCAAATTACTCAGGGCTATGTTCCACAATCGGGGCGGAGAGAAGTGCTGTTGCGAGCAAATGAATTGGTCGATAATGGCATTCGTTTACACTTAGATTCTGCATTAGTTAATATCGCGGATACCATTGCCTTTGATCAAAATAAAAAACAAATCTATGTTGGATTACAACGTAAAAATATTAGCGAGGCACTTGATGATTTAACCCATACGATCACTCCACCATCTCCGCCGACGGATACAGTTATAACAAATAAAGAAAAAACGGATACAACAGTTTCCGCTCATTCAGAAAGTGCGGTAATAAATTTAGCAGATTTACCTGAAGCAGAAAAAAACTATTTTCCGAATTGGACAGATACAGATCGTTATCCAACAACCTCATCCTCTCATAAACCAGCTATCGCAATGTTAGTTGATACAGGAGTGGATCCTCGTACCTTCAAAGAAGGGGAACTTTATCCTGAAAGCGTTGCGGCTAAACCAAATCAAACACCGAGTTTTGAAGTACAACATTACTTTAAGCCAGATGTGAATGATCATAGCTTCCATGGTTCAAAAATGGGACGTATTTTGCTTAATACCGCAGGAATGGGTCAATTATATATCACTCAGGGAGTACGGGCTCCTAATAGTTCTTGGCGTTCAATCTTATCTGCTAGTTATGCTGCAAACCAACGTTTACAACAACAAACTCAAAAGGCTGCTCCCGTTATTGGAAATATTTGGAAAGATTTTATAGAAATACAAAATTATCAAGAGTACGTCAATCAAGTACAAAATATAAAAGAACAAGGTTCTTTACAGCTTTTCGCAACAGGTAACGAAAGCAGTGAATATCACAGTGAAGCCGGTACTCAACCAGGGCGTACAATCATCGCGCTTATTGATAATAATACTGGAGATTTGCTGACCTCACTTAAAGATACAATTATTGCGGTAACAGGTGTGAAGAGCAATGGACAAAAAGTATTTCGTCCTTGTGGAAAAGCTAAAAACTTCTGTATAACATCTAATGTGGATACGCAAATTAGTTATTTTAATCCTGATAAAGGATATCGTGAAATTAGTCGTCCCGGTGGTACTTCTAGTGCTACGGCATATGCCAGTGGAGTAGCCCTTGCAGTAAAACAAAAATATGATTGGTTTGAAGCTAAAGATATACGCAACACACTGTTTACAACAGCTATTGATAAAGGTACCCCAGGTATTGATGAAACTTGGGGTGTTGGCGTAATTAATAAATCTCAAGCATTAATGGGATATGGGCGCTTTGATTCCCAAAATGATAACCGACTTACTGTCAATGGTATTGCAGAACGTTATTATTTTAATAATGATATTGAGGGTGATGGCGGTTTTACGAAATTAGGTGAAAAAGAACTCGTTTTCAATGGTAATAATAGCTTTAAGGGTGATGGGATCATTGAACAGGGTAAACTAACTCTAAACGGCTCGAATCAAGCCAATTTTATCGTAAAACAAGGAGGAACACTCGCATCTGGAACATTAGTTAAGCTTTCATCAAAAGATCAAAAAGCTCAACCGATAACATCTGGTAGTGTAAACAATTTTGGAATAATAGAATCACTTAATCAAACAGATTGGAATATCAATGGTAATTTAATTAATAACGCGACTGGCGTAATTAATAAAGCAATTGGTTCAACCATTAATGTGAGCGGTATAGCAAACCTTGGAGGCATAATGAATGTCGATCAAATTGCTCCATACTATGTGCCACAAAACGGCCGACGTGAAGTATTATTGCGTGCCAATGGGTTAGTTAATAATGGTATTCAACTTAATTTAAATCCTGCTTTAATTGATGTGGCAAACACAATTGTTTTCGATGAGAATAAAAAAGAGATTTATGTAGGATTACAGCGTAAAAGCGTTCAGCAAGCCTTAGAAGATCAAGATACTTCAAATGGGCATTCACCAGAAACACCTGTAATTAACGATAAAGTCACGCCTCCAACGGAAGAAACAGCTTCTACTGTTGAAACAGATAATACAACTGAATCCGCATCAAATGGTCATTCAGAGGAAACACCGACAACTGAAGAAATAACCGTTCCACCAACCACTGAAACAGCTTCTACTGTTGAAACTGACAATACAACTGAATCTGTATCAACTGAACATTCAGAGGAAGCATCAACAACCGAAGAAACAACTGTTCCAGCAACCACTGAAACAGCTTCTACTGTTGAAACGGGCAATGCAACTGAATCTGAATCAACTGAACATTCAGAGGAAACATCGACAACCGAAGAAACAACTGTTCCAGCAACGACCGAAACAGCTTCTACTGTTGAAACGGGCAATGCAACTGAGTCCGAATCAAATGGTCATTCAGAGGAAACATCAACAACCGAAGAAACAACTGTTCCAGCAACCACTGAAACAGCTTCTACTGTTGAAACAGATAATACAACTGAATCCGCATCAACTGGACATTCAGAGGAAACATCAACAACCGAAGAAACAACTGTTCCAGCAACCACTGAAACAGCTTCTACTGTTGAAACAGATAATACAACTGAATCCGCATCAACTGGTCATTCAGAGGAAGCGTCCTCGATAAATAAAAAGAATAAAGCGCAGAGAGCTTATTTAGGTGCAATGGAAGATGCAAGATTACTCGATCGCGTTTTAGAAAAACTCGATCAAGGCTATGCTTCACAGCAATTAAATACACAGCAAAAACAATGGGCAAACCGTTTATTCAATACAGATAGAACACATTTTACTGAATATTTATTCAGTCAAGGGATTCAATCATTAATACATCAGCAGCAAAGCTGGGTTAACCACGAGGCCTTTCAGCGTTTAAATTGGATTGCATCATTTTCACAAAAAAATCATACCGCACTTTGGATTAGTGGTGAAAATCGTTCTGCCTCGCCTGATGTTAGCCATATTAATACGACTGATCACTTTAATAGTGTGGCAATTAATGGTCTTCTTGTGGAAGGCAAACACCGATTCAGTTTCAGCATTAGTGAGCAGCGGCAGAAATATGAAGAGCATTACAAAGAGGTTGAAAAATCGTTTAATGAACGTGATGTTGCATTCCGTCTAGGCTATGGATATGAATTTATACCAAACTGGACGCTCTTAACAAGTTTTAACTACGGTGTAGGAAAATTAAAATATCAACAACAATTTAATACACAGAACACCCATTCACAAGGCAATACTCAATCTTATGCTTCAACCCTTGGCATTCATTGGTCACAACCTATTAATGCCCAATGGATATGGCATAATATCGCCAATATTGATTACACACATAAACAATTAACACATTTAATGTTAAATGATGATGTGAAAATTAATCGCTTAGTCACAGAGCAGACAAATATTGGTGTTATTTCAGAGCTAGAATACAAACTGAAAAACCTTACTTTATTCGGTCGCTTAGCTTTACAAAAAACCTTACATAATAAAAATCGTGGTCGCGTAAGCTATGCGACAACCTCAGTGGATATTGAGCAGTCTTATCGTCTCTATCCTGATTGGAAACCACTATTTGGCATTGGGATGGGCTATCAATATCATAATTGGCGTTTTTCTTTATCTGGAGATATGGCTAAAGATCATTATCATCGAGTTAATGTTTCTGTCGGTTATTCTTTTTAG